GTGAGGAAGCAGGACCACATTGGGCAGATCCAGGAGCCCGGGGTGGATGCGCGGCTCGTGCTCGTAGACGTCCAGCCCGGCGCCGGCCAGCGGCCCGGCGCGCAGCGCATCCACGAGTGCCGCCTCGTCCA
This genomic stretch from Longimicrobium sp. harbors:
- a CDS encoding NAD(P)-dependent oxidoreductase; the encoded protein is DEAALVDALRAGPLAGAGLDVYEHEPRIHPGLLDLPNVVLLPHVGSATLETRTRMAMLAARNAHAVLSGHPPLTPVR